GCCCGGCACCCCCGGCTCCCGCGGCGCCCCTCCACCCCCGCCCCCGGGCTCGCCGTGGGCGGCCGATTCGCCGCCGGGCTCGCCGCCAGACGACCGGCGCCCCCCGACGGGCGACGCAGCTTCGTCGTGGCCCGTCGACCCGTCCCGGTCCGGGCCTGACGCGCCCGTTCGGCCGGGGAAAGACGTCCTGCCCACGCCGGTCACCGCCCGGGGAGGGCCGGCGTCAGTGGTCCCGCCGTCCACCCCCCCGGGCCGCACGGAGCCGCCGCCCCCACCTCCGCCGCCCGCGTCTCCGGGCGCGCTCGCCCGCCTAGGCGGGGCGTCGTCGAGTGCCGCCCCGCCCCCGCCCCCACCTCCGCCCCCATCGCCCGCGGACCGGGACTGGGATGCGGCCTGGGACCTGCCCGGCGGCTCGCCTGACGAATTGCTCGACCGGCTGGCCGGACTTCCCCAGTGGCCGGACGACGTGCCCGAGCTCGACGAGCCCGGCCCACCTCCCGACGACTTCGACGACTTCGATCTGACGGCCTTCGACGACCCCAACCCGCCCCCGCCCCCGCCGCCGCCCTCGCCACCTCCCCCCGCCCTGCCGCCGGCCGAGCCCGCCGTCGACGACCCCGATTCGCTGTGGGGACCGGGGAGCGGGCCGGTCTGGTCGGTCGGGGAGCGGTCCAAAGGTGGCCCCCCCCGCCCGGGAGCGCCCGAGGCGACGCCGGGATCGACCGAGTGGGAGCGCCGGTGGGACGAGCCCATCGAGTGGGAATCGGGGGGCGACGGGCCCAGATCCCAGGCAGAGGCCCCGTGGCTCACCGTCGCCCCAGGCACCCCTCCGCCCCCGCGGATCGAGGCCGTCGTCCTCCCCCAGGCCGGGCCGACGTTCGACCTCCCGGAGCAGGCGACGGTAGCGGTCCCCATCGACCCCGAGCCCTACGGCGGCCCGGATGTGAGGGTGATCGGCTCGACGCCGTCGGCCCGGGGGGCGGCCGCCGCCCGCCGCCTGGCGGCCGTGGGTGGTGCGATCGCCAGCCCGGGCCCAGCCGTGGCCGGAGCGCTGGCCGTGGTCGACCCTCGTGAGGGCCCGGCTGTGCGCCTCGTCAAGCCCGGGAACGGGGCCGGCACCCGCCGACCCTCGGCCCCGACTCCCCCGCCTCGCGCCTTGCGGGCGGTGGGCCCGCCGCCGGCGGGCCTCGAGGCCCTGACCACGACCGGGTCGCCTGAGGGGCAGGAAGCGGGCGTGGCCGGGCGACCACCCACGGCTACGCCCCACCGCCCGCCGGTCATGGAGGCCGTAGCCGGGGGCTC
This region of Actinomycetota bacterium genomic DNA includes:
- a CDS encoding phosphatidate cytidylyltransferase; its protein translation is MLDRLAGLPQWPDDVPELDEPGPPPDDFDDFDLTAFDDPNPPPPPPPPSPPPPALPPAEPAVDDPDSLWGPGSGPVWSVGERSKGGPPRPGAPEATPGSTEWERRWDEPIEWESGGDGPRSQAEAPWLTVAPGTPPPPRIEAVVLPQAGPTFDLPEQATVAVPIDPEPYGGPDVRVIGSTPSARGAAAARRLAAVGGAIASPGPAVAGALAVVDPREGPAVRLVKPGNGAGTRRPSAPTPPPRALRAVGPPPAGLEALTTTGSPEGQEAGVAGRPPTATPHRPPVMEAVAGGSVALAARAAAEEGAPEAFRDRYRKPPLAVVPQPGPRQGPMGVAWFLVTVVATVWGPVALGVWLAGCAAVAAVQTAAVWRARNERPLVLLAGLAAASLPVSAIWGLRAMTGALVAAVMASLVVRLFSLTKAPMRDAALTLAVGVAIGLAVASVVLLRNVNVHAPLLLLVCVAAYDASAYLIGAGASKTWEGPVAGVFMLVPVTLLAAVTLVPPFPGASPLLLGLIAAVLVPCGPLAGSALLGGRDAKAPVLRRLDSLLVVGPIWAWVAATLLR